Proteins from a genomic interval of Caulobacter sp. NIBR1757:
- a CDS encoding DUF2254 domain-containing protein, which translates to MYRWLFVWRKLARRVWFRVGLYGLAGVGAALLAALLGRFVPSAMSERLGGPNVEGLLTILANSLLAVSIFGAGAMVTAYTSVSGSITPRAAGLVTTDKRLQGALSTFVGGFLYAIVALTALSSSYYGKDGRTIVYIITLIVVGLVAINILLLIDRLARLARVDFIVERIEQETTKAFHRRVEWEATTCAPPRGLPVPQTRVVSDRVARVQNIDVSALGRIAEEQGVRLQIVALPGAMVGLEQPLLNIFDGGVDEDVCKELRSAFTLGDGRSFDQDPRHGLIVLGEIAARALSPGVNDPGTAIAVVRSGVALLSSWDQLNAERKNEEAPDLRVFADRLSPADLIDDVFHPIARYGAGDVAVYQWLHKGMHLLERLKMPGMAPAARNFSTDALARAKVSMAHAGDMKRLAASARAPTA; encoded by the coding sequence ATGTATCGTTGGCTTTTTGTCTGGCGCAAGCTCGCCCGCCGGGTCTGGTTCCGGGTCGGCCTGTATGGCCTGGCCGGCGTTGGGGCGGCGCTGCTCGCCGCCCTGCTCGGCCGCTTCGTCCCCTCGGCGATGTCGGAACGGCTGGGCGGCCCCAATGTCGAAGGACTGCTGACCATCCTCGCCAACAGCCTGCTGGCGGTCTCGATCTTCGGGGCCGGCGCCATGGTCACCGCCTACACCTCCGTGTCCGGCAGCATCACCCCTCGCGCCGCCGGCTTGGTGACGACCGACAAGCGGCTTCAGGGCGCGTTGTCGACCTTCGTGGGCGGATTTCTCTATGCCATCGTCGCCCTGACCGCCCTGAGCTCCAGCTACTACGGCAAGGACGGCAGGACGATCGTCTACATCATCACCCTGATCGTGGTCGGACTCGTCGCCATCAACATCCTGCTGCTCATCGACCGCCTCGCGCGGCTGGCGCGGGTCGACTTCATTGTCGAGCGGATCGAGCAGGAGACCACCAAGGCCTTTCACCGGCGGGTCGAGTGGGAGGCGACAACCTGTGCGCCGCCGCGAGGCCTGCCGGTCCCGCAGACCCGCGTGGTCAGCGACCGGGTGGCCAGGGTCCAGAACATCGACGTCTCGGCCCTGGGCCGGATTGCCGAGGAACAGGGCGTACGCCTGCAGATCGTGGCCCTGCCGGGCGCAATGGTCGGCTTGGAACAGCCGCTGCTGAACATCTTCGACGGCGGGGTCGACGAAGACGTCTGCAAGGAATTGCGCTCGGCCTTTACGCTCGGCGACGGGCGCAGTTTTGACCAGGACCCGCGTCACGGCCTGATCGTGCTGGGCGAGATCGCGGCCCGGGCTCTGTCGCCGGGGGTCAATGACCCGGGCACCGCGATCGCGGTGGTCCGGTCAGGGGTGGCGCTGCTGTCCAGCTGGGACCAGCTGAACGCTGAACGGAAAAATGAAGAAGCGCCTGACCTGCGGGTCTTCGCGGACCGCCTGTCGCCGGCTGACCTGATCGACGATGTCTTCCATCCGATCGCCCGCTACGGCGCGGGGGACGTCGCCGTCTATCAATGGCTTCACAAGGGCATGCATCTGCTCGAAAGGCTGAAAATGCCCGGAATGGCGCCTGCCGCGAGAAACTTCTCCACAGACGCGCTTGCGCGGGCAAAGGTCAGCATGGCACACGCGGGAGACATGAAGAGACTGGCGGCCAGCGCAAGGGCGCCGACCGCGTGA
- a CDS encoding type III PLP-dependent enzyme has protein sequence MHTYHTPLDLVRERSPEHPVALVRRDAVAAAARWFQTKFKGDVLYAVKANPSPWVIETLVQNGVTRFDVASIPEIALVAEHAPGSQMAFMHPVKSRRSISQAYFDYGVRTFALDTHEELAKILDATGGARDLNLIVRMAVDAEGANFSLSGKFGVTPFEAPSLLLAARQATSALMGVSFHVGSQCMRPTAYQAAMAQVSRSLIRAGVFADVVDVGGGFPSIYPGMIPPDMDDYFSAIERGFNEMPVSETTELWCEPGRALVAESTSLLTRVELRKGEALYLNDGSYGSLFDAAHVKWPFPVKLYRGEGAEAREVEGDLKPFRFYGPTCDSMDHMPGPFYLPTDIQEGDFIEIGMLGAYGVAMTTRFNGFGETEMVEVTDAPMASMFGLARRSIPAPKPASNVVRLSRPKGRKRRRK, from the coding sequence TTGCACACGTACCATACTCCCCTGGACCTGGTCCGCGAGCGGTCTCCGGAACATCCTGTCGCACTCGTGCGACGCGATGCCGTAGCTGCAGCAGCGCGCTGGTTCCAGACGAAGTTCAAGGGTGACGTCCTCTACGCTGTGAAGGCCAATCCTTCACCGTGGGTCATAGAGACGCTCGTCCAGAATGGTGTGACCCGGTTCGACGTCGCGTCGATCCCGGAAATCGCGCTTGTGGCGGAGCACGCCCCGGGCTCGCAGATGGCCTTCATGCATCCCGTGAAGAGCCGTCGGTCGATCTCGCAGGCCTACTTCGACTACGGCGTGCGCACCTTCGCGCTCGACACCCATGAAGAGCTGGCCAAGATCCTCGACGCCACCGGCGGGGCGCGCGACCTGAACCTCATCGTCCGCATGGCGGTCGATGCGGAGGGCGCCAACTTCAGCCTGTCGGGCAAGTTCGGGGTCACCCCGTTCGAAGCCCCCAGCCTGCTGCTGGCCGCGCGTCAGGCGACCAGCGCCCTGATGGGCGTCAGCTTCCATGTCGGCAGCCAGTGCATGCGCCCGACCGCCTATCAGGCGGCCATGGCGCAGGTCAGCCGCAGCCTGATCCGCGCCGGCGTCTTCGCCGATGTGGTCGATGTCGGCGGCGGCTTCCCGAGCATCTATCCCGGCATGATCCCTCCGGACATGGACGACTATTTCAGCGCCATCGAACGCGGCTTCAACGAGATGCCGGTGTCCGAGACGACCGAGCTGTGGTGCGAACCCGGCCGGGCCCTCGTCGCCGAGTCGACCTCGCTGCTGACCCGGGTCGAGCTGCGCAAGGGCGAGGCGCTGTACCTCAACGACGGGTCCTACGGCTCGCTGTTCGACGCGGCGCACGTCAAATGGCCCTTCCCGGTCAAGCTCTACCGGGGCGAAGGCGCGGAGGCCCGTGAAGTCGAGGGCGACCTGAAGCCGTTCCGCTTCTACGGTCCGACCTGCGATTCCATGGACCACATGCCGGGTCCCTTCTACCTGCCCACCGATATCCAGGAAGGCGACTTCATCGAGATCGGCATGCTGGGCGCCTACGGGGTCGCCATGACCACCCGCTTCAACGGGTTTGGCGAGACCGAGATGGTGGAAGTGACCGACGCCCCGATGGCCTCGATGTTCGGTCTGGCCCGTCGCTCGATCCCGGCCCCCAAGCCGGCCAGCAACGTCGTCAGGCTGTCACGCCCCAAGGGCAGGAAACGTCGGCGCAAGTAA
- a CDS encoding deoxyhypusine synthase produces the protein MNAPVPNTKAQLLGNTVEHVDMTSFDARPIIDSMRKMSFSSRDTARAADIFSMAIEDPDCSPWLILAGSTSAGGCMHVYRDMVKFGMVDAIVATGASIIDMDFFEALGFKHYQAAGQVDDNVLRENYIDRIYDTYIDEEELQACDHTILEIANRLEPRGYSSREFIWEIGKWLSEGNAKKPGSLIQTAYEEGVPIFCPAFVDSSAGFGLVKHQKEQIALKKPYLMIDAVADFRELTDIKIAAGTTGLFMVGGGVPKNFAQDTVVCAEILGVEADMHKYAVQITVADVRDGACSSSTLKEAASWGKVDTTFEQMVFAEATTVVPLIGSDAYHRGAWKSRTKRRWNKLFQ, from the coding sequence ATGAACGCTCCTGTTCCGAACACCAAGGCCCAGCTGCTCGGCAACACCGTCGAGCACGTCGACATGACCAGCTTCGACGCCCGTCCGATCATCGATTCGATGCGCAAGATGAGCTTCTCGAGCCGCGACACGGCCCGCGCCGCCGACATCTTCTCGATGGCCATCGAAGACCCCGACTGCAGCCCGTGGCTGATCCTGGCCGGCTCGACCTCGGCCGGCGGCTGCATGCATGTCTACCGCGACATGGTGAAGTTCGGCATGGTCGACGCCATCGTCGCCACCGGCGCCTCGATCATCGACATGGATTTCTTCGAGGCCCTCGGCTTCAAGCACTACCAGGCCGCTGGCCAGGTCGACGACAACGTGCTGCGCGAGAACTACATCGACCGCATCTACGACACCTACATCGATGAGGAAGAGCTCCAGGCCTGCGACCACACCATCCTGGAGATCGCCAACCGGCTGGAGCCGCGCGGCTATTCCAGCCGTGAGTTCATCTGGGAAATCGGCAAGTGGCTGTCGGAAGGCAACGCCAAGAAGCCCGGCAGCCTGATCCAGACGGCTTACGAAGAGGGCGTGCCGATCTTCTGCCCGGCCTTTGTCGACAGCTCGGCCGGGTTCGGCCTGGTCAAGCACCAGAAGGAACAGATCGCGCTGAAGAAGCCCTATCTGATGATCGACGCCGTCGCCGACTTCCGCGAACTGACCGACATCAAGATCGCCGCCGGCACCACCGGCCTGTTCATGGTCGGCGGCGGGGTTCCCAAGAACTTCGCCCAGGACACCGTGGTCTGCGCCGAGATTCTCGGCGTCGAGGCGGACATGCACAAGTACGCCGTGCAGATCACCGTCGCCGACGTGCGGGACGGCGCCTGCTCGTCCTCGACCCTGAAAGAGGCCGCCAGCTGGGGCAAGGTGGACACCACCTTCGAACAGATGGTCTTCGCCGAGGCCACGACCGTGGTGCCGCTGATCGGTTCGGACGCCTATCACCGGGGCGCCTGGAAGAGCCGCACCAAGCGCCGCTGGAACAAGCTGTTCCAATAG
- a CDS encoding calcium/sodium antiporter, with the protein MDIWIAILVGLVLLIIGGDILVRGATSAARTLGVSPLVIGLTLVGFGTSTPELVISLQAAFAGSPGIAVGNVVGSNISNALLILGLTALISPILVDRRAFLRDGPVLALATAGSIWALLQGELGRTVGMIGVGLLVGYIVLVWLLERKAPGPEGERIEDEADLVAPGWLGSLWVSLILAAGGIAVTIIGAGILVDGSVSLARSMGVSDTIVGLTIVAVGTSAPELVTSITAALRRQGDVALGNVIGSNLYNLLGILGVTAIVKPIAVPPEILGVDIWVLAAATGAAILFALRGMKIHRHEGAALVAGYLAYTAWLLHTAGAF; encoded by the coding sequence ATGGACATCTGGATCGCGATCCTGGTCGGGCTGGTGCTGCTGATCATCGGCGGCGACATCCTTGTGCGGGGAGCGACCAGCGCCGCCCGGACGCTGGGCGTCAGCCCCCTGGTGATCGGCCTGACCCTGGTCGGTTTCGGCACCTCGACGCCGGAGCTGGTCATCAGCCTTCAGGCGGCCTTCGCCGGCTCGCCCGGCATCGCGGTCGGCAACGTCGTCGGCTCCAACATCTCCAATGCCTTGCTGATCCTTGGCCTGACCGCCCTGATCTCGCCGATCCTCGTCGACCGCCGCGCCTTTCTGCGGGACGGGCCCGTCCTGGCCCTGGCGACGGCGGGCTCCATCTGGGCCCTGCTTCAAGGCGAACTGGGCCGGACCGTCGGGATGATCGGGGTCGGCCTGCTCGTCGGCTACATCGTTCTGGTCTGGCTGCTGGAGCGAAAGGCGCCCGGTCCCGAGGGCGAGCGCATCGAGGATGAGGCCGATCTGGTGGCGCCGGGCTGGCTGGGCAGTCTGTGGGTGTCGCTGATCCTGGCGGCCGGCGGCATCGCGGTGACCATCATCGGGGCCGGGATCCTGGTCGATGGCTCGGTGTCCCTGGCCCGGTCGATGGGCGTCTCGGATACCATTGTCGGCCTGACCATCGTGGCGGTCGGCACCTCGGCGCCCGAACTGGTGACCAGCATCACCGCCGCCCTGCGCCGCCAGGGGGATGTGGCCCTGGGCAACGTCATCGGCTCAAACCTCTATAATCTGCTGGGCATCCTGGGCGTCACCGCCATCGTCAAACCCATCGCCGTGCCGCCGGAGATTCTCGGTGTCGATATCTGGGTGCTGGCGGCGGCGACCGGCGCGGCCATCCTGTTCGCGCTGCGAGGCATGAAGATCCACCGGCACGAGGGGGCGGCGTTGGTCGCCGGCTACCTGGCCTACACAGCCTGGCTGCTGCACACGGCCGGGGCCTTCTAG
- a CDS encoding Fur family transcriptional regulator, giving the protein MSCGHDHHSHGLSGGALSAELVAADARCAEAGQKLTPPRRRVLEQLLQAGQPVKAYDLIAAFADGAPAKPPTVYRALEFLSKQGFAHRIESLNAYVACRHSAAEGADNHAAAFLICDCCGATREIDPAVLDSIETAARGPGFTVQSVTIEAHGLCADCGAG; this is encoded by the coding sequence ATGTCCTGCGGCCACGACCATCACAGCCACGGCCTGAGCGGCGGCGCCCTGAGCGCCGAGCTGGTCGCCGCCGATGCGCGCTGCGCCGAGGCCGGACAGAAGCTGACCCCGCCGCGCCGCCGAGTGCTCGAACAGCTGTTGCAGGCCGGCCAGCCGGTGAAGGCCTATGACCTGATCGCCGCCTTCGCCGACGGGGCGCCGGCCAAGCCGCCGACCGTCTACCGGGCCCTGGAATTCCTGTCGAAACAGGGGTTCGCCCACCGGATCGAGAGCCTCAACGCCTATGTCGCCTGCCGCCACTCGGCCGCTGAGGGCGCCGACAACCACGCCGCCGCCTTCCTGATCTGCGACTGCTGCGGGGCCACCCGCGAGATCGACCCGGCGGTGCTGGACAGCATCGAGACGGCCGCCCGGGGACCGGGTTTCACCGTCCAGAGCGTGACCATCGAGGCCCACGGCCTCTGCGCCGATTGTGGGGCCGGATGA
- a CDS encoding thioesterase family protein, which translates to MSFEGVEIWRGGVNTWECDEMGHMNVRFYVVKAVEGLASLAAMIGMPEAFRADATSTLLVREQHIRFLKEAHAGAALHMIGGVVEMGESEARLVQLLIHSNTGDIAASFQTVVTHVTARDGTAFPWSERTRGLAAGLTMAVPEKARARSVPLEPVSSLASLARADELGLMRIGLGALSPQECDVFGRMRSELFIGRVSDGIGALVGPLRALAAEHALSKPARTGGAVLEYRLVQLDWPRAGERFELRSGLVGVDGRTMRMVHWMLDPETGKVWGTSEAVAITFDLDARKVVPIEEAAREAMMATAIDGLAL; encoded by the coding sequence ATGAGTTTCGAGGGCGTCGAGATCTGGCGCGGGGGCGTCAACACCTGGGAATGCGACGAGATGGGGCACATGAATGTGCGCTTCTACGTCGTCAAGGCGGTGGAAGGGCTGGCCTCCCTGGCCGCCATGATCGGCATGCCGGAGGCCTTCCGCGCCGATGCGACCTCGACCTTGCTGGTCCGCGAGCAGCACATCCGCTTCCTCAAGGAAGCCCATGCCGGCGCCGCCCTGCACATGATCGGCGGCGTCGTCGAGATGGGCGAGAGCGAGGCCCGCCTCGTCCAGCTGCTGATCCATTCGAACACCGGCGACATCGCCGCCAGCTTCCAGACCGTCGTCACCCACGTCACGGCGCGCGACGGCACCGCCTTCCCCTGGTCGGAGCGCACCCGCGGCCTTGCCGCCGGCCTGACCATGGCCGTGCCGGAAAAGGCGCGGGCCCGGAGCGTGCCGCTGGAGCCGGTGTCCAGCCTCGCCAGCCTGGCCAGGGCCGATGAGCTTGGCCTGATGCGCATCGGCCTGGGGGCGCTGTCGCCGCAGGAATGCGATGTCTTCGGCCGCATGCGCTCCGAGCTGTTCATCGGCCGGGTGTCGGACGGCATCGGCGCGCTGGTCGGACCCCTGCGGGCCCTCGCCGCCGAGCACGCCCTGAGCAAGCCGGCCCGCACCGGCGGGGCGGTGCTGGAGTACCGCCTGGTGCAGCTGGACTGGCCGCGGGCCGGCGAGCGGTTCGAGCTGCGGTCGGGACTGGTCGGCGTCGATGGGCGGACCATGCGGATGGTCCACTGGATGCTCGACCCGGAGACCGGCAAGGTCTGGGGGACCAGCGAGGCGGTGGCCATCACCTTCGACCTCGACGCCCGCAAGGTGGTGCCGATCGAGGAGGCGGCGCGGGAAGCGATGATGGCGACGGCCATCGACGGACTGGCGCTGTAG
- a CDS encoding alpha/beta hydrolase, translating into MSTDPAPPGPAFRRRRIPINSPAGDGVMTGIEMGPEGRPIDLVFCHANGFNALTYRTLLSPVAEAGHRVLAIDMRGHGRCELEADPGDGHGSWANFGSDLIGLLETLEVPPAVVAGHSMGGTSGLVAAGLRPDLLGRLVLLDPVVMREDVARTLGETAGSSPLAIGALRRRNQFDSREAAYDAYLGRGAFRTWPAAMLADYLADGLVPNEAGGFRLACAPAWEAANFSAREHRPWPGFFDSTCPIRILKAEIASTCQVDDRMDELTATGRITVETIPGTSHFLPMEVPDLVRAALLEALA; encoded by the coding sequence ATGAGCACCGATCCCGCACCGCCCGGCCCCGCCTTCCGCCGGCGCCGCATTCCGATCAACAGCCCGGCCGGCGACGGGGTGATGACCGGCATCGAGATGGGGCCCGAAGGCCGGCCGATCGATCTGGTCTTCTGCCATGCCAACGGCTTCAACGCCCTGACCTACCGCACCCTGCTCAGCCCCGTGGCCGAGGCCGGCCATCGCGTCCTGGCCATCGACATGCGTGGCCATGGCCGCTGCGAGCTGGAAGCCGATCCCGGCGACGGTCACGGCTCCTGGGCCAACTTCGGCTCCGACCTGATCGGCCTGCTGGAAACCCTGGAGGTCCCGCCGGCCGTCGTCGCCGGCCATTCGATGGGCGGCACCTCCGGCCTGGTGGCGGCGGGGCTGCGCCCGGACCTGCTGGGCCGTCTGGTGCTGCTGGACCCGGTGGTCATGCGCGAGGACGTGGCCCGGACCCTGGGGGAAACCGCCGGCTCCTCGCCCCTGGCGATCGGGGCCTTGCGGCGTCGCAACCAGTTCGACAGCCGCGAGGCGGCCTATGACGCTTATCTCGGTCGCGGGGCCTTCAGGACCTGGCCGGCCGCCATGCTGGCCGACTACCTGGCCGACGGCCTTGTGCCGAACGAGGCGGGCGGTTTCAGGCTGGCCTGCGCCCCGGCCTGGGAAGCGGCCAACTTCTCGGCCCGCGAGCATCGGCCCTGGCCGGGGTTCTTCGACTCGACCTGCCCGATCCGCATCCTGAAGGCGGAGATCGCTTCGACCTGCCAGGTGGACGACCGGATGGACGAGCTGACCGCGACCGGCCGCATCACCGTCGAAACCATCCCGGGCACGAGCCACTTCCTGCCGATGGAGGTCCCCGATCTGGTGCGGGCGGCCTTGCTGGAGGCGTTGGCCTAG
- a CDS encoding crotonase/enoyl-CoA hydratase family protein has translation MNAHAPVDVTTTDWTCFAVTIEGGVAHIQLKRPDEYNTMVRAFWNELPVIVKDISDNARARAIVLSSTGKHFCAGMDLAVFGGGGSTTGLKPADKENAGESFRYHVHHLQDVISCLDEARMPVIAAIQGGCVGGAVDLTSSADIRYCTADAFFVIQEINIGMTADVGTFPRLCKLIPEGWVRELAYTGRRLPAAKAQAIGLVNEVFETHEQCVEHALATAREIASKSPLAVAGSKVMINYARDHTIKDALDYIAVWQTGMFSGAHMAEAFKAKAEKRDSDFPDLIPLRRGM, from the coding sequence ATGAACGCCCACGCCCCGGTCGATGTGACCACCACCGACTGGACCTGCTTCGCCGTCACCATTGAGGGCGGGGTCGCCCATATCCAGCTCAAGCGGCCGGACGAGTACAACACCATGGTCCGGGCCTTCTGGAACGAGTTGCCGGTGATCGTGAAGGACATCAGCGACAACGCCCGGGCCCGCGCCATCGTGCTCAGTTCGACCGGCAAGCACTTCTGCGCCGGCATGGACCTGGCCGTATTCGGCGGCGGGGGCAGCACGACGGGCCTGAAGCCGGCCGACAAGGAGAACGCCGGCGAGAGCTTCCGCTACCATGTGCATCACCTGCAGGACGTCATCAGCTGCCTGGACGAGGCGCGGATGCCGGTGATCGCGGCGATCCAGGGCGGCTGCGTCGGCGGGGCGGTCGATCTGACCTCGTCGGCGGATATTCGTTATTGCACGGCGGACGCCTTCTTCGTGATCCAGGAGATCAACATCGGCATGACCGCCGACGTCGGCACCTTTCCCCGGCTTTGCAAGCTGATCCCCGAGGGCTGGGTGCGTGAGCTGGCCTATACGGGCCGCCGCCTGCCGGCCGCCAAGGCGCAGGCGATCGGCCTGGTCAACGAGGTGTTCGAGACCCACGAGCAGTGCGTCGAGCACGCCCTGGCCACGGCCCGGGAGATCGCCAGCAAGTCGCCGCTGGCCGTGGCCGGGTCCAAGGTGATGATCAACTACGCCCGCGACCACACGATCAAGGACGCGCTCGACTATATCGCGGTGTGGCAGACGGGGATGTTCAGCGGGGCCCATATGGCCGAGGCCTTCAAGGCCAAGGCCGAGAAGCGCGACAGCGACTTCCCCGACCTGATCCCGCTGCGGCGGGGGATGTAG
- a CDS encoding pentapeptide repeat-containing protein yields MSAAPNLLRTLEHASLKQTLEAHARFLSGRPGGRRANLAHADLSNLMLEGVNLADAELTGARLNGASLMGGDFSRAVLFGADLRDADLRTANFTRADLRGVCLRGANLSHANLMGADLREGRIAMQDSAQGFRILTHDARPGDLKYAVMAGTNLEGAQLSDESRSADLTDALLAGAQLGGARLAKALLDGADMSGAELFNTDLAGASLKRAVLTGVDTSTANLERADLSDVLRAPPPIVYIDDEPLGDVLADHERFCATHGAGGRAAKLSSVDFRSLRQLRRRVLTGLQAPGSVFFGMDMEGAQLQGSDLSSADLRGANLRGADLRGVKLLDARLDRADLRGADLGPLLIGEGRYLRANLTRAVLRQADLREARARRVRLLEADLTGAKLDGADLSGAEREF; encoded by the coding sequence ATGTCCGCCGCCCCCAACCTGCTCCGCACCCTGGAACATGCCAGCCTTAAGCAGACGCTCGAGGCCCATGCGCGCTTCCTCAGCGGCCGGCCGGGCGGCAGGCGGGCCAACCTCGCCCACGCCGACCTCAGCAACCTCATGCTGGAAGGGGTCAACCTCGCCGACGCCGAGCTGACCGGGGCCCGGCTGAACGGGGCCAGCCTGATGGGTGGCGACTTCAGCCGCGCCGTCCTGTTCGGGGCCGACCTGCGCGACGCCGACCTGCGCACCGCCAACTTCACCCGCGCCGACCTGCGCGGCGTCTGCCTGCGCGGCGCCAACCTCTCGCACGCCAACCTGATGGGCGCCGACCTTCGCGAGGGCCGCATCGCCATGCAGGACAGCGCCCAGGGCTTCCGCATCCTGACCCACGACGCCCGGCCCGGCGACCTCAAGTATGCGGTCATGGCCGGGACCAACCTCGAGGGCGCCCAGCTCTCCGACGAGTCGCGCTCGGCCGACCTCACCGACGCCCTCCTGGCCGGTGCCCAGCTGGGCGGGGCCCGCCTGGCCAAGGCCCTGCTCGACGGGGCCGACATGTCCGGGGCGGAGCTGTTCAACACCGACCTCGCGGGCGCCTCGCTGAAGCGGGCGGTGCTGACCGGCGTCGACACCTCGACCGCCAACCTCGAACGGGCCGACCTCTCCGACGTGCTGCGCGCCCCGCCGCCGATCGTCTACATCGACGACGAACCCCTGGGGGACGTGCTGGCCGACCACGAACGCTTCTGCGCCACCCACGGCGCCGGCGGCCGGGCCGCCAAGCTTTCCAGCGTCGATTTCCGCTCCCTGCGCCAGCTGCGCCGCCGGGTGCTGACCGGCCTGCAGGCCCCGGGCTCGGTCTTCTTCGGCATGGACATGGAGGGGGCGCAGCTGCAGGGCAGCGACCTGTCCAGCGCCGACCTGCGCGGCGCCAACCTGCGCGGCGCCGACCTTCGGGGCGTCAAGCTGCTCGACGCCCGCCTCGACCGCGCCGACCTGCGCGGCGCCGACCTCGGCCCCCTGCTGATCGGCGAGGGCCGCTATCTGCGCGCCAACCTCACCCGCGCCGTCCTGCGCCAGGCCGACCTGCGCGAGGCCCGGGCCCGCCGCGTCCGCCTGCTGGAAGCCGACCTCACCGGCGCGAAACTGGACGGCGCCGACCTGTCGGGGGCGGAGCGGGAGTTCTAG
- a CDS encoding magnesium transporter CorA family protein, with protein sequence MIRLLMRDAQAAVDVTPGEGWVLPADTVWIDLVEPTREEEVLIEQQLQLELPTREDMSEIEASSRLYREGHATYLTVEVITGAAAEAPKLTPVTFVLVKDRLITIRYAHPRAFKLFEATLAERGGALCDAGESVFLGLLDAIVDRVADILEAASEQVENLSNHIFERPRQTARFEVILGKLGRWRGITAKARNSLISLSRLLVYASVSPFIAEGEEDAVRLKSLQRDVASLTDHAGHLSGDITFLLDATLGLINIEQNGIIKFFSIAAVIFLPPTLVASYFGMNFKYMAEFNLPWGEPLALGLMVVAVVLPMLWFKRKGWF encoded by the coding sequence ATGATCCGACTGCTCATGCGCGACGCCCAGGCGGCCGTGGACGTCACGCCGGGCGAGGGCTGGGTCCTGCCGGCCGACACGGTGTGGATCGATCTCGTCGAGCCGACCCGCGAGGAAGAGGTTCTCATCGAACAGCAGCTCCAGCTGGAACTGCCGACCCGCGAGGACATGAGCGAGATCGAGGCCTCCTCCCGCCTCTACCGCGAGGGCCACGCCACCTACCTGACCGTCGAGGTGATCACCGGCGCGGCGGCCGAGGCCCCGAAGCTGACCCCGGTCACCTTCGTGCTGGTCAAGGACCGGCTGATCACCATCCGCTACGCCCACCCCCGCGCCTTCAAGCTGTTCGAAGCCACCCTGGCCGAACGCGGCGGGGCGCTCTGCGACGCCGGCGAGTCGGTGTTCCTCGGCCTGCTCGACGCCATCGTCGATCGCGTCGCCGATATCCTGGAAGCCGCCTCCGAACAGGTCGAGAACCTCTCCAACCACATCTTCGAACGGCCCCGCCAGACGGCGCGGTTCGAGGTCATCCTCGGCAAGCTCGGCCGCTGGCGCGGCATCACCGCCAAGGCCCGCAACAGCCTGATCAGCCTGTCGCGCCTGCTGGTCTACGCCTCCGTCTCGCCCTTCATCGCCGAGGGCGAGGAGGACGCGGTGCGCCTCAAGTCGCTGCAGCGCGACGTGGCCAGCCTGACCGACCATGCCGGCCACCTGTCGGGCGACATCACCTTCCTGCTCGACGCCACCCTCGGCCTGATCAACATCGAGCAGAACGGCATCATCAAATTCTTCTCGATCGCCGCCGTCATCTTCCTGCCGCCGACCCTGGTCGCCAGCTATTTTGGTATGAATTTCAAATACATGGCGGAATTCAACCTGCCCTGGGGCGAGCCCCTGGCGCTCGGGCTGATGGTCGTCGCCGTGGTACTGCCGATGCTCTGGTTCAAGCGCAAGGGCTGGTTCTGA